The following are encoded in a window of Anopheles gambiae chromosome X, idAnoGambNW_F1_1, whole genome shotgun sequence genomic DNA:
- the LOC1277401 gene encoding uncharacterized protein LOC1277401 isoform X2: MVVDCSVRSVRHGSAATATIVNGTNAYELFCEQHHHKCNSAIATAAALQTAMKSLNSMVTHTMSNSLATLCNIGNSCYMNSVLYTLRFAPNFTHNLHHLVEFLELTLHKANAEKRCLPEHDEQGHGQDEQSAINSKQKGSLLGAGSDGPDALGGHSWNGKELGLHEKHVNGYETHAAPYGRSSSASDGSAMVSEICFSESEKCSAPANHARGCNAYGGASTPAYTGDSYNRSRKCEPSVSNGNGAKTNRQLVCETLHELYHSLARNEAADTIEPFHAGGLLQAVQRVSSTFEGNQQQDAHEFLMCILDSVRESCLKLNKTLIENPDFLKISSLPSLEKPAPAKGTFDSADSVTASTETKSSTQFIGRNIFRRRKESLRNAKSFAAKESKANAAVELPLASSVKPMAPVSKCADAGAGKDKASLPHETTTGGHGATAAEERLEERIRTLGLNFFCEDFEGVTVSRTRCLSCETVTEQKEIMIDIAIPITSSEISEALKNPQQFYQDACITQEYFRGDNKYRCEVCSGYTEACRTISFDILPRLLVLQLKRFNGDMEKINSYIPTPFVLQCFCADCLGKSDSEKRHVYRLYSVITHVGARMSVGHYIAYTSSLQIPLHYVNCVKDRQRRALLAASSLEAQAAGVSNGIKGVGISGKGHGGGVDKSASGQLKKLFGSKKASSAGDISKKLKNNVINRFSPINGIENLQLNAHATTVCIEKAVRAGYSDNFYSIQSMDGVSSARSAVDCSLGGGSNPCDGKTNHPLRSICDKASNLHDLHCQSVGCCAVLAKNILADDIRHAGCAHAGSGTADEGGGLIGDGLRSSSGPGSAPHHLSPIVAGSMCEMNCAQSRYKLDGANGESQSTIGNCHSSLLSSSSINNQGNSELSYGNFMDDTVARQQQQQQQLTWYMCDDDKVKIMTQLEFEEILSPNRRHVTTPYLLFYARYDIERKEHNQPKEQSASPTQQHQQQQYQHKMHKEYFLPGAKTT, encoded by the exons ATGGTGGTGGATTGTTCTGTCCGTTCTGTACGTCATGGTTCAGCA gcaacagcaacaattgTGAATGGAACAAACGCGTACGAGCTTTTCTGCGAACAGCATCATCACAAGTGTAATTCCGCCATCGCCACTGCTGCGGCACTGCAGACTGCTATGAAAAGCCTCAACAGTATGGTCACCCACACCATGAGCAATTCACTGGCCACACTATGCAACATCGGCAACTCGTGCTACATGAACTCGGTGCTGTACACCTTGCGCTTCGCACCGAACTTTACGCATAATTTGCACCATCTGGTCGAGTTTCTGGAGCTGACGTTGCATAAAGCGAACGCGGAGAAACGGTGCCTGCCCGAGCACGACGAGCAGGGGCATGGGCAGGACGAGCAGAGCGCAATCAACAGCAAGCAGAAAGGCTCCCTGCTCGGGGCGGGCTCGGATGGGCCGGACGCGCTCGGTGGGCACAGCTGGAACGGCAAGGAGCTAGGGTTGCACGAAAAGCACGTGAACGGGTACGAGACGCACGCAGCACCGTACGGCCGATCGTCGAGTGCGTCCGATGGTTCGGCGATGGTCAGCGAAATATGCTttagcgagagcgagaagtGTAGCGCACCCGCCAATCACGCCCGTGGCTGCAACGCGTACGGTGGTGCGTCCACCCCCGCCTACACCGGTGATAGCTACAATCGGTCCCGCAAGTGCGAACCGAGCGTTAGCAATGGGAACGGTGCCAAGACCAACCGGCAGCTGGTATGCGAAACGCTGCACGAGCTGTACCACAGCCTTGCGCGGAACGAGGCGGCCGACACGATAGAGCCTTTCCACGCCGGCGGACTGCTGCAGGCGGTGCAGCGCGTGAGCAGCACGTTCGAAGGGAATCAGCAGCAGGACGCGCACGAATTTCTCATGTGCATACTGGATAGCGTGAGGGAATCGTGTTTAAAGCTGAACAAAACTCTCATCGAAAATCCAGATTTCCTCAAAATAAG CTCGCTTCCATCCCTAGAAAAGCCTGCGCCCGCTAAGGGCACGTTCGATAGTGCTGACTCGGTGACTGCCAGCACCGAAACGAAGTCTAGCACACAATTCATCGGGCGCAACATATTCCGGCGGCGTAAAGAATCGCTCCGCAATGCCAAGTCCTTCGCGGCGAAGGAGAGCAAAGCGAATGCCGCAGTGGAGCTGCCGCTGGCCAGTAGCGTTAAACCGATGGCGCCCGTTAGCAAATGTGCCGATGCAGGGGCGGGCAAAGACAAGGCCAGCTTACCGCACGAAACAACGACGGGTGGGCACGGTGCGACCGCGGCGGAGGAACGGCTCGAAGAACGGATTCGCACGTTGGGGTTAAACTTCTTTTGCGAAGATTTCGAAGGTGTTACCGTGTCCAGGACGCGGTGCCTGTCGTGCGAAACGGTAACCGAGCAAAAGGAAATCATGATCGACATTGCTATTCCGATCACTTCCAGCGAGATCAGCGAGGCGCTAAAGAATCCTCAGCAATTTTATCAG GACGCTTGCATAACGCAGGAATACTTTCGTGGTGATAACAAGTACCggtgcgaagtgtgctcggGCTACACCGAGGCTTGCCGTACGATATCCTTCGATATACTGCCccggctgctggtgctgcagcTGAAGCGGTTCAATGGCGATATGGAAAAAATTAACAGCTACATCCCGACGCCGTTCGTGTTGCAGTGCTTCTGCGCCGACTGTCTGGGCAAGTCGGACAGCGAGAAGCGCCACGTGTACCGGCTGTACAGCGTGATAACGCACGTCGGTGCGCGCATGTCGGTCGGACATTACATCGCCTACACCAGCTCGCTGCAGATCCCGCTGCACTACGTCAACTGTGTTAAGGATCGCCAACGAAGGGCACTGCTCGCTGCCTCTTCCCTGGAAGCGCAGGCGGCCGGCGTGTCGAACGGCATCAAAGGCGTCGGAATCTCGGGCAAGGGGCACGGCGGCGGCGTCGACAAGAGTGCTTCCGGTCAATTAAAAAAGCTGTTTGGCAGCAAAAAAGCCTCCAGTGCTGGTGATATTAGCAAAAAGCTGAAAAACAACGTTATTAATCGGTTCTCCCCCATCAATGGGATCGAAAACCTGCAGCTGAACGCGCACGCCACCACCGTCTGCATCGAGAAGGCGGTGCGGGCCGGCTATAGTGATAACTTTTACAGCATTCAAAGCATGGACGGCGTCAGCTCGGCGCGCAGCGCGGTCGATTGTTCGCTGGGCGGCGGGAGCAATCCGTGCGACGGCAAAACGAATCATCCGCTGCGCAGTATTTGCGACAAAGCGTCGAACCTGCACGATCTCCATTGCCAGAGCGTCGGTTGCTGTGCCGTGCTGGCGAAAAACATACTCGCCGATGACATCCGGCATGCGGGATGCGCTCACGCCGGAAGCGGGACCGCCGATGAGGGCGGCGGCCTGATCGGGGACGGTttgcgcagcagcagtggccCGGGCAGCGCCCCCCATCACCTATCGCCTATCGTGGCGGGGTCAATGTGCGAAATGAACTGTGCACAAAGTCGCTACAAGCTGGATGGTGCGAACGGCGAAAGCCAATCAACCATCGGCAACTGTCACTCTTCATTGCTGTCCAGCTCGTCGATTAACAATCAAGGTAATAGCGAGCTAAGTTATGGCAATTTCATGGACGATACCGTTgcaaggcagcagcagcagcagcagcagctaaccTGGTACATGTGCGACGATGACAAGGTAAAAATTATGACGCAGCTCGAGTTCGAGGAGATACTGTCACCGAACCGGCGCCATGTGACCACGCCATACCTGCTGTTTTACGCGCGCTACGACATTGAGCGAAAGGAACATAATCAACCAAAAGAGCAGTCGGCATCGCCcacgcagcagcatcagcaacagcagtatcAACACAAAATGCATAAG GAATACTTCCTGCCTGGCGCCAAGACCACCTAG
- the LOC1277401 gene encoding uncharacterized protein LOC1277401 isoform X1 yields MVVDCSVRSVRHGSAATATIVNGTNAYELFCEQHHHKCNSAIATAAALQTAMKSLNSMVTHTMSNSLATLCNIGNSCYMNSVLYTLRFAPNFTHNLHHLVEFLELTLHKANAEKRCLPEHDEQGHGQDEQSAINSKQKGSLLGAGSDGPDALGGHSWNGKELGLHEKHVNGYETHAAPYGRSSSASDGSAMVSEICFSESEKCSAPANHARGCNAYGGASTPAYTGDSYNRSRKCEPSVSNGNGAKTNRQLVCETLHELYHSLARNEAADTIEPFHAGGLLQAVQRVSSTFEGNQQQDAHEFLMCILDSVRESCLKLNKTLIENPDFLKISSLPSLEKPAPAKGTFDSADSVTASTETKSSTQFIGRNIFRRRKESLRNAKSFAAKESKANAAVELPLASSVKPMAPVSKCADAGAGKDKASLPHETTTGGHGATAAEERLEERIRTLGLNFFCEDFEGVTVSRTRCLSCETVTEQKEIMIDIAIPITSSEISEALKNPQQFYQDACITQEYFRGDNKYRCEVCSGYTEACRTISFDILPRLLVLQLKRFNGDMEKINSYIPTPFVLQCFCADCLGKSDSEKRHVYRLYSVITHVGARMSVGHYIAYTSSLQIPLHYVNCVKDRQRRALLAASSLEAQAAGVSNGIKGVGISGKGHGGGVDKSASGQLKKLFGSKKASSAGDISKKLKNNVINRFSPINGIENLQLNAHATTVCIEKAVRAGYSDNFYSIQSMDGVSSARSAVDCSLGGGSNPCDGKTNHPLRSICDKASNLHDLHCQSVGCCAVLAKNILADDIRHAGCAHAGSGTADEGGGLIGDGLRSSSGPGSAPHHLSPIVAGSMCEMNCAQSRYKLDGANGESQSTIGNCHSSLLSSSSINNQGNSELSYGNFMDDTVARQQQQQQQLTWYMCDDDKVKIMTQLEFEEILSPNRRHVTTPYLLFYARYDIERKEHNQPKEQSASPTQQHQQQQYQHKMHKVITKHVPAATKSATISV; encoded by the exons ATGGTGGTGGATTGTTCTGTCCGTTCTGTACGTCATGGTTCAGCA gcaacagcaacaattgTGAATGGAACAAACGCGTACGAGCTTTTCTGCGAACAGCATCATCACAAGTGTAATTCCGCCATCGCCACTGCTGCGGCACTGCAGACTGCTATGAAAAGCCTCAACAGTATGGTCACCCACACCATGAGCAATTCACTGGCCACACTATGCAACATCGGCAACTCGTGCTACATGAACTCGGTGCTGTACACCTTGCGCTTCGCACCGAACTTTACGCATAATTTGCACCATCTGGTCGAGTTTCTGGAGCTGACGTTGCATAAAGCGAACGCGGAGAAACGGTGCCTGCCCGAGCACGACGAGCAGGGGCATGGGCAGGACGAGCAGAGCGCAATCAACAGCAAGCAGAAAGGCTCCCTGCTCGGGGCGGGCTCGGATGGGCCGGACGCGCTCGGTGGGCACAGCTGGAACGGCAAGGAGCTAGGGTTGCACGAAAAGCACGTGAACGGGTACGAGACGCACGCAGCACCGTACGGCCGATCGTCGAGTGCGTCCGATGGTTCGGCGATGGTCAGCGAAATATGCTttagcgagagcgagaagtGTAGCGCACCCGCCAATCACGCCCGTGGCTGCAACGCGTACGGTGGTGCGTCCACCCCCGCCTACACCGGTGATAGCTACAATCGGTCCCGCAAGTGCGAACCGAGCGTTAGCAATGGGAACGGTGCCAAGACCAACCGGCAGCTGGTATGCGAAACGCTGCACGAGCTGTACCACAGCCTTGCGCGGAACGAGGCGGCCGACACGATAGAGCCTTTCCACGCCGGCGGACTGCTGCAGGCGGTGCAGCGCGTGAGCAGCACGTTCGAAGGGAATCAGCAGCAGGACGCGCACGAATTTCTCATGTGCATACTGGATAGCGTGAGGGAATCGTGTTTAAAGCTGAACAAAACTCTCATCGAAAATCCAGATTTCCTCAAAATAAG CTCGCTTCCATCCCTAGAAAAGCCTGCGCCCGCTAAGGGCACGTTCGATAGTGCTGACTCGGTGACTGCCAGCACCGAAACGAAGTCTAGCACACAATTCATCGGGCGCAACATATTCCGGCGGCGTAAAGAATCGCTCCGCAATGCCAAGTCCTTCGCGGCGAAGGAGAGCAAAGCGAATGCCGCAGTGGAGCTGCCGCTGGCCAGTAGCGTTAAACCGATGGCGCCCGTTAGCAAATGTGCCGATGCAGGGGCGGGCAAAGACAAGGCCAGCTTACCGCACGAAACAACGACGGGTGGGCACGGTGCGACCGCGGCGGAGGAACGGCTCGAAGAACGGATTCGCACGTTGGGGTTAAACTTCTTTTGCGAAGATTTCGAAGGTGTTACCGTGTCCAGGACGCGGTGCCTGTCGTGCGAAACGGTAACCGAGCAAAAGGAAATCATGATCGACATTGCTATTCCGATCACTTCCAGCGAGATCAGCGAGGCGCTAAAGAATCCTCAGCAATTTTATCAG GACGCTTGCATAACGCAGGAATACTTTCGTGGTGATAACAAGTACCggtgcgaagtgtgctcggGCTACACCGAGGCTTGCCGTACGATATCCTTCGATATACTGCCccggctgctggtgctgcagcTGAAGCGGTTCAATGGCGATATGGAAAAAATTAACAGCTACATCCCGACGCCGTTCGTGTTGCAGTGCTTCTGCGCCGACTGTCTGGGCAAGTCGGACAGCGAGAAGCGCCACGTGTACCGGCTGTACAGCGTGATAACGCACGTCGGTGCGCGCATGTCGGTCGGACATTACATCGCCTACACCAGCTCGCTGCAGATCCCGCTGCACTACGTCAACTGTGTTAAGGATCGCCAACGAAGGGCACTGCTCGCTGCCTCTTCCCTGGAAGCGCAGGCGGCCGGCGTGTCGAACGGCATCAAAGGCGTCGGAATCTCGGGCAAGGGGCACGGCGGCGGCGTCGACAAGAGTGCTTCCGGTCAATTAAAAAAGCTGTTTGGCAGCAAAAAAGCCTCCAGTGCTGGTGATATTAGCAAAAAGCTGAAAAACAACGTTATTAATCGGTTCTCCCCCATCAATGGGATCGAAAACCTGCAGCTGAACGCGCACGCCACCACCGTCTGCATCGAGAAGGCGGTGCGGGCCGGCTATAGTGATAACTTTTACAGCATTCAAAGCATGGACGGCGTCAGCTCGGCGCGCAGCGCGGTCGATTGTTCGCTGGGCGGCGGGAGCAATCCGTGCGACGGCAAAACGAATCATCCGCTGCGCAGTATTTGCGACAAAGCGTCGAACCTGCACGATCTCCATTGCCAGAGCGTCGGTTGCTGTGCCGTGCTGGCGAAAAACATACTCGCCGATGACATCCGGCATGCGGGATGCGCTCACGCCGGAAGCGGGACCGCCGATGAGGGCGGCGGCCTGATCGGGGACGGTttgcgcagcagcagtggccCGGGCAGCGCCCCCCATCACCTATCGCCTATCGTGGCGGGGTCAATGTGCGAAATGAACTGTGCACAAAGTCGCTACAAGCTGGATGGTGCGAACGGCGAAAGCCAATCAACCATCGGCAACTGTCACTCTTCATTGCTGTCCAGCTCGTCGATTAACAATCAAGGTAATAGCGAGCTAAGTTATGGCAATTTCATGGACGATACCGTTgcaaggcagcagcagcagcagcagcagctaaccTGGTACATGTGCGACGATGACAAGGTAAAAATTATGACGCAGCTCGAGTTCGAGGAGATACTGTCACCGAACCGGCGCCATGTGACCACGCCATACCTGCTGTTTTACGCGCGCTACGACATTGAGCGAAAGGAACATAATCAACCAAAAGAGCAGTCGGCATCGCCcacgcagcagcatcagcaacagcagtatcAACACAAAATGCATAAGGTAATAACCAAGCATGTCCCGGCGGCGACCAAATCTGCTACCATCTCCGTTTAA
- the LOC1277401 gene encoding uncharacterized protein LOC1277401 isoform X4, which yields MVQQYVSATATIVNGTNAYELFCEQHHHKCNSAIATAAALQTAMKSLNSMVTHTMSNSLATLCNIGNSCYMNSVLYTLRFAPNFTHNLHHLVEFLELTLHKANAEKRCLPEHDEQGHGQDEQSAINSKQKGSLLGAGSDGPDALGGHSWNGKELGLHEKHVNGYETHAAPYGRSSSASDGSAMVSEICFSESEKCSAPANHARGCNAYGGASTPAYTGDSYNRSRKCEPSVSNGNGAKTNRQLVCETLHELYHSLARNEAADTIEPFHAGGLLQAVQRVSSTFEGNQQQDAHEFLMCILDSVRESCLKLNKTLIENPDFLKISSLPSLEKPAPAKGTFDSADSVTASTETKSSTQFIGRNIFRRRKESLRNAKSFAAKESKANAAVELPLASSVKPMAPVSKCADAGAGKDKASLPHETTTGGHGATAAEERLEERIRTLGLNFFCEDFEGVTVSRTRCLSCETVTEQKEIMIDIAIPITSSEISEALKNPQQFYQDACITQEYFRGDNKYRCEVCSGYTEACRTISFDILPRLLVLQLKRFNGDMEKINSYIPTPFVLQCFCADCLGKSDSEKRHVYRLYSVITHVGARMSVGHYIAYTSSLQIPLHYVNCVKDRQRRALLAASSLEAQAAGVSNGIKGVGISGKGHGGGVDKSASGQLKKLFGSKKASSAGDISKKLKNNVINRFSPINGIENLQLNAHATTVCIEKAVRAGYSDNFYSIQSMDGVSSARSAVDCSLGGGSNPCDGKTNHPLRSICDKASNLHDLHCQSVGCCAVLAKNILADDIRHAGCAHAGSGTADEGGGLIGDGLRSSSGPGSAPHHLSPIVAGSMCEMNCAQSRYKLDGANGESQSTIGNCHSSLLSSSSINNQGNSELSYGNFMDDTVARQQQQQQQLTWYMCDDDKVKIMTQLEFEEILSPNRRHVTTPYLLFYARYDIERKEHNQPKEQSASPTQQHQQQQYQHKMHKEYFLPGAKTT from the exons ATGGTTCAGCAGTATGTATCG gcaacagcaacaattgTGAATGGAACAAACGCGTACGAGCTTTTCTGCGAACAGCATCATCACAAGTGTAATTCCGCCATCGCCACTGCTGCGGCACTGCAGACTGCTATGAAAAGCCTCAACAGTATGGTCACCCACACCATGAGCAATTCACTGGCCACACTATGCAACATCGGCAACTCGTGCTACATGAACTCGGTGCTGTACACCTTGCGCTTCGCACCGAACTTTACGCATAATTTGCACCATCTGGTCGAGTTTCTGGAGCTGACGTTGCATAAAGCGAACGCGGAGAAACGGTGCCTGCCCGAGCACGACGAGCAGGGGCATGGGCAGGACGAGCAGAGCGCAATCAACAGCAAGCAGAAAGGCTCCCTGCTCGGGGCGGGCTCGGATGGGCCGGACGCGCTCGGTGGGCACAGCTGGAACGGCAAGGAGCTAGGGTTGCACGAAAAGCACGTGAACGGGTACGAGACGCACGCAGCACCGTACGGCCGATCGTCGAGTGCGTCCGATGGTTCGGCGATGGTCAGCGAAATATGCTttagcgagagcgagaagtGTAGCGCACCCGCCAATCACGCCCGTGGCTGCAACGCGTACGGTGGTGCGTCCACCCCCGCCTACACCGGTGATAGCTACAATCGGTCCCGCAAGTGCGAACCGAGCGTTAGCAATGGGAACGGTGCCAAGACCAACCGGCAGCTGGTATGCGAAACGCTGCACGAGCTGTACCACAGCCTTGCGCGGAACGAGGCGGCCGACACGATAGAGCCTTTCCACGCCGGCGGACTGCTGCAGGCGGTGCAGCGCGTGAGCAGCACGTTCGAAGGGAATCAGCAGCAGGACGCGCACGAATTTCTCATGTGCATACTGGATAGCGTGAGGGAATCGTGTTTAAAGCTGAACAAAACTCTCATCGAAAATCCAGATTTCCTCAAAATAAG CTCGCTTCCATCCCTAGAAAAGCCTGCGCCCGCTAAGGGCACGTTCGATAGTGCTGACTCGGTGACTGCCAGCACCGAAACGAAGTCTAGCACACAATTCATCGGGCGCAACATATTCCGGCGGCGTAAAGAATCGCTCCGCAATGCCAAGTCCTTCGCGGCGAAGGAGAGCAAAGCGAATGCCGCAGTGGAGCTGCCGCTGGCCAGTAGCGTTAAACCGATGGCGCCCGTTAGCAAATGTGCCGATGCAGGGGCGGGCAAAGACAAGGCCAGCTTACCGCACGAAACAACGACGGGTGGGCACGGTGCGACCGCGGCGGAGGAACGGCTCGAAGAACGGATTCGCACGTTGGGGTTAAACTTCTTTTGCGAAGATTTCGAAGGTGTTACCGTGTCCAGGACGCGGTGCCTGTCGTGCGAAACGGTAACCGAGCAAAAGGAAATCATGATCGACATTGCTATTCCGATCACTTCCAGCGAGATCAGCGAGGCGCTAAAGAATCCTCAGCAATTTTATCAG GACGCTTGCATAACGCAGGAATACTTTCGTGGTGATAACAAGTACCggtgcgaagtgtgctcggGCTACACCGAGGCTTGCCGTACGATATCCTTCGATATACTGCCccggctgctggtgctgcagcTGAAGCGGTTCAATGGCGATATGGAAAAAATTAACAGCTACATCCCGACGCCGTTCGTGTTGCAGTGCTTCTGCGCCGACTGTCTGGGCAAGTCGGACAGCGAGAAGCGCCACGTGTACCGGCTGTACAGCGTGATAACGCACGTCGGTGCGCGCATGTCGGTCGGACATTACATCGCCTACACCAGCTCGCTGCAGATCCCGCTGCACTACGTCAACTGTGTTAAGGATCGCCAACGAAGGGCACTGCTCGCTGCCTCTTCCCTGGAAGCGCAGGCGGCCGGCGTGTCGAACGGCATCAAAGGCGTCGGAATCTCGGGCAAGGGGCACGGCGGCGGCGTCGACAAGAGTGCTTCCGGTCAATTAAAAAAGCTGTTTGGCAGCAAAAAAGCCTCCAGTGCTGGTGATATTAGCAAAAAGCTGAAAAACAACGTTATTAATCGGTTCTCCCCCATCAATGGGATCGAAAACCTGCAGCTGAACGCGCACGCCACCACCGTCTGCATCGAGAAGGCGGTGCGGGCCGGCTATAGTGATAACTTTTACAGCATTCAAAGCATGGACGGCGTCAGCTCGGCGCGCAGCGCGGTCGATTGTTCGCTGGGCGGCGGGAGCAATCCGTGCGACGGCAAAACGAATCATCCGCTGCGCAGTATTTGCGACAAAGCGTCGAACCTGCACGATCTCCATTGCCAGAGCGTCGGTTGCTGTGCCGTGCTGGCGAAAAACATACTCGCCGATGACATCCGGCATGCGGGATGCGCTCACGCCGGAAGCGGGACCGCCGATGAGGGCGGCGGCCTGATCGGGGACGGTttgcgcagcagcagtggccCGGGCAGCGCCCCCCATCACCTATCGCCTATCGTGGCGGGGTCAATGTGCGAAATGAACTGTGCACAAAGTCGCTACAAGCTGGATGGTGCGAACGGCGAAAGCCAATCAACCATCGGCAACTGTCACTCTTCATTGCTGTCCAGCTCGTCGATTAACAATCAAGGTAATAGCGAGCTAAGTTATGGCAATTTCATGGACGATACCGTTgcaaggcagcagcagcagcagcagcagctaaccTGGTACATGTGCGACGATGACAAGGTAAAAATTATGACGCAGCTCGAGTTCGAGGAGATACTGTCACCGAACCGGCGCCATGTGACCACGCCATACCTGCTGTTTTACGCGCGCTACGACATTGAGCGAAAGGAACATAATCAACCAAAAGAGCAGTCGGCATCGCCcacgcagcagcatcagcaacagcagtatcAACACAAAATGCATAAG GAATACTTCCTGCCTGGCGCCAAGACCACCTAG